The following coding sequences are from one Humulus lupulus chromosome X, drHumLupu1.1, whole genome shotgun sequence window:
- the LOC133804461 gene encoding E3 ubiquitin-protein ligase ATL4, whose translation MSSQFSPPSPPLTTFFPSTAVPPPIPHHHAPSLSPSILIIILILAVTFVASVSLCFLLRHLNRRCLRHLSPSSSTSSSAVVANVDSLRISSRRVSPENPTTALIESLPLFTFSSLTRRNTSAADCAVCLSKFEADDQLRLLPLCCHAFHAFCVDTWLQSNQTCPLCRSQIFVSEAEILKTLLPPDGENHGADSFRIEIGNVSRRQPTSESGASTRRSYSIGSFEYLVDDDSEIVLGNAHRRTTSDFKEDQFRPPPASHLPAPEPSLVAEVASGRSWLKEYVDRLSMSLSSRAQSFRSSGRFFSGSSRRSEVTGVGDWDLEACRVGEEISELFRWASGV comes from the coding sequence ATGTCTTCTCAGTTTTCTCCACCATCGCCGCCATTGACGACCTTCTTCCCCTCCACCGCCGTGCCTCCTCCGATCCCTCACCACCACGCTCCTTCTCTCAGCCCGAGCATTCTCATTATTATACTAATTCTCGCTGTCACCTTCGTAGCCTCCGTCTCGCTGTGTTTTCTACTCCGCCACCTCAACCGCCGCTGTCTCCGTCATCTCTCGCCTTCTTCTTCGACGTCCTCCTCCGCCGTTGTTGCAAACGTCGACTCTCTCCGCATCTCCAGCCGCCGTGTCTCGCCGGAGAATCCTACCACGGCGCTTATTGAATCGCTGCCGCTCTTCACATTCTCCTCCCTCACGCGCCGGAACACTTCCGCTGCCGATTGTGCGGTTTGCTTGTCTAAGTTCGAAGCCGATGACCAGCTCCGACTTCTACCACTCTGTTGCCACGCTTTCCACGCGTTCTGTGTAGACACTTGGCTACAGTCGAACCAGACGTGTCCGCTGTGTCGATCGCAGATTTTCGTCTCCGAGGCCGAAATTCTCAAGACGCTTCTCCCGCCGGATGGAGAGAACCACGGCGCCGATAGTTTCAGAATCGAGATAGGCAACGTCAGTCGCCGCCAGCCGACTTCGGAGTCCGGCGCATCGACGCGGCGGTCCTATTCCATTGGATCGTTCGAGTATCTCGTCGACGACGATTCGGAGATCGTCCTCGGCAATGCTCACCGGAGAACGACATCAGACTTCAAGGAAGATCAATTTAGACCGCCTCCGGCATCTCATTTGCCAGCGCCGGAGCCGAGTCTGGTGGCGGAAGTTGCCTCGGGGAGGAGCTGGCTAAAGGAGTATGTAGACAGGCTCTCAATGTCGCTATCTTCACGTGCTCAATCGTTTCGGAGCTCCGGAAGATTTTTCAGCGGAAGCAGTCGGCGGAGCGAGGTCACCGGCGTCGGAGACTGGGACCTTGAAGCTTGCCGTGTTGGGGAAGAGATTAGCGAGCTATTCCGGTGGGCTTCAGGGGTATGA